In Massilia violaceinigra, one DNA window encodes the following:
- a CDS encoding ATP-binding response regulator: MTSEVRVATAHSLEAELLRLLARQGRRVPIPVFLGAVMIAALAWGRVPTVYLGAWLLLVALVLAARWVILGRLPALADLSDARRLQICIALSALNGCTHALSLLFFTALPEFQRAIQSLLLVGLCAGSVATTAGYRPVFLAFLLPVMAPLVAQWALMGHGGWIGGATALILALFGAVLIALASDSFRLFRESFEIRLQQASLNAQLNLALSAAEAANRAKTRFLASASHDLRQPVHALSLFAGALAMQPLDDDSRDIARHMGQAIQTLSGQLDALLDVSKLDAGIVQVRPAELELAPFLACVYDEYLPAAQARGLQLTLECDCAPLVVTDEVLLGRLVCNLVDNAIKYTTQGSVGLSLCGQGGQVVMAVVDSGSGIPLAEHDRVFEEFYQIGNSERDQSKGLGLGLSIVRRLADLLRMRLEMVSFPGAGTSFYLVCEQSGQQAAGARPAAAPAAPIPGRHVLVVDDDASVRAGMQALLHGLGAQVTLAGSTAEALAAVAQRCPDLLLVDFRLRDGDNGLATVAALRQLYPALPAILISGDTAPDRLREANSAGLPLLHKPVAADVLRQAMDDAGALQASACHGPDEQR, from the coding sequence ATGACTTCAGAAGTCAGGGTTGCAACCGCACACAGCCTCGAAGCCGAGCTTCTCCGCCTGCTTGCGCGCCAGGGCCGCCGCGTGCCGATCCCGGTCTTCCTCGGTGCGGTCATGATCGCCGCGCTGGCGTGGGGACGCGTTCCCACCGTGTACCTCGGCGCCTGGCTGCTGCTCGTGGCGCTGGTGCTGGCCGCGCGCTGGGTCATCCTGGGACGCCTGCCGGCGCTGGCCGACCTGAGCGACGCGCGCCGTCTTCAGATCTGCATCGCCCTGAGCGCCCTGAACGGCTGCACGCACGCGCTGTCGCTGCTGTTCTTCACGGCGCTGCCCGAATTCCAGCGTGCCATCCAGTCCCTGCTGCTGGTGGGGCTGTGCGCCGGCTCGGTTGCCACCACCGCCGGCTATCGTCCGGTGTTTCTCGCTTTCCTGCTGCCGGTGATGGCGCCGCTGGTGGCCCAGTGGGCGCTGATGGGCCATGGCGGCTGGATCGGCGGCGCCACCGCGCTCATTCTGGCTCTCTTCGGCGCGGTGCTGATCGCCCTGGCCAGCGACTCGTTCCGCCTGTTTCGCGAGTCGTTCGAAATCCGCCTGCAGCAGGCCAGCCTGAATGCGCAGCTCAACCTTGCCCTGAGCGCGGCCGAAGCGGCCAACCGCGCCAAGACCCGCTTCCTGGCGTCGGCCAGCCACGACCTGCGCCAGCCGGTGCATGCGCTGTCCCTGTTCGCCGGCGCGCTCGCCATGCAGCCGCTCGATGACGACAGCCGCGACATCGCGCGTCACATGGGGCAGGCGATCCAAACCTTGTCGGGCCAGCTCGATGCCTTGCTCGACGTCTCCAAGCTCGATGCCGGCATCGTCCAGGTCCGCCCGGCGGAGCTTGAACTGGCGCCGTTTCTTGCGTGCGTGTACGACGAATATCTGCCCGCGGCGCAGGCGCGGGGCTTGCAGCTGACGCTCGAGTGCGACTGCGCACCCCTGGTCGTGACCGACGAGGTGCTACTGGGCCGGCTGGTGTGCAATCTGGTCGACAACGCGATCAAGTACACCACGCAGGGCTCGGTCGGCCTGAGCCTGTGCGGGCAAGGCGGCCAGGTGGTCATGGCGGTGGTGGACAGCGGCAGCGGCATTCCCCTTGCCGAGCACGATCGCGTGTTCGAGGAGTTCTATCAGATCGGCAACTCCGAGCGCGACCAGAGCAAGGGCCTTGGCCTCGGCTTGTCGATTGTGCGCCGCCTGGCGGACCTGCTGCGGATGCGCCTCGAAATGGTGTCATTCCCCGGCGCCGGCACCAGTTTTTACCTCGTATGCGAGCAGTCCGGCCAGCAAGCCGCCGGCGCGCGCCCCGCAGCCGCGCCCGCCGCGCCGATTCCCGGCCGGCACGTCCTGGTGGTCGACGACGATGCCTCGGTCCGCGCCGGCATGCAGGCGCTGCTGCACGGACTGGGCGCGCAAGTCACGCTGGCCGGCAGCACCGCCGAAGCCCTTGCGGCGGTTGCGCAACGCTGTCCGGACCTGCTGCTGGTCGACTTTCGCCTGCGCGACGGCGACAACGGCCTGGCCACCGTGGCCGCGCTGCGCCAGCTGTACCCCGCGCTGCCCGCCATCCTGATCAGCGGCGACACCGCGCCCGACCGCCTGCGCGAGGCCAACAGCGCCGGACTTCCATTGCTACACAAACCCGTCGCCGCCGACGTCCTCAGGCAAGCCATGGACGATGCCGGCGCACTTCAAGCGAGCGCTTGCCATGGACCAGACGAACAGCGGTAA
- a CDS encoding alkaline phosphatase D family protein, whose product MDQTNSGKRAPAWLSQGVEHLFSTLKEEGEPAIDVDVLIVGSGYGGAVAAAGLAGSGKDGKPVTVWVLERGKEYLPGSFPGRMSELAGHVRVSMPNGAAPSGEREGLFDVRVGGDVSALVANGLGGGSLINAGVMVRPRGAPLKQLAALVGDLEPYFVRALDALGAQVGGEANTIEKHAGPPPAKYEALRKMAGRLQPGDGVFSPAAITVAMGERASAAGVGLSACAMCGDCATGCNLNAKESLDTNLLYKAWKQGAKLYTGATVLRVERDARLGGWCVHVNYTDAKLRARRDLPYKIRARKLILAAGTFGSTEILLRSQSDELRFSSKIGQKFSSNGDMIAVAYDGPDPVNGVADEAKPPREREVGPTITGMVDLPGKPSDLLIEDMAVPGPLRRLFEEMATTANTLHELGRLDASVHTGLPDERDPCAVDRDRLGRSALLAVMGDDGAGGWLELVGGKDDDSGDGAIRVRWPGLRDHSLFQHQVRALGGAVDSGNPGPGPNGTILPNPLWKLLPESMEFLLSNRRGPLLTVHPLGGCTIGASVDNGVVNDCGEVFRALTGDDDTVHDGLMVLDGAILPGALGVNPALTITALALRAIDKLKRKWEWDTPPAAKSAAAPLPVTRPRFRAEQEPEKPRPTTAQFIERMSGPATLVDRHGVKLHCMIELSLHFSAIDLASLVLPQAGQAVPIKRALQIDPATSKLELFDVNRWDDWKLRREVPGETPPRPLLKAAVAGTLHFFHRGASTPAQRRSNSVLPWLLNRGLRDLWQWGAERWSQGSLSFTRETARQLQGELRMRYDNAMALASHAGEVRLFEYAIDIGATDVVDPRLAASKFSGQRILGTKRFTYARASNPWNQLMRMEVDSFPCLRAGTRPELELDTNFLVRENVALFRILGQQDQPAALADVVSLGAYLLRLLLSIHVWSLRKPDATPMRVPARLPGIIPGLPRPEITEIEVDQLPDGTPVHVRLTRYRCDERDPHRPPVVMIHGYSASGTTFAHPVVKPNMASYLWKRKRDIWIVDLRTSSGMPHARHPWTFEDAAHADIPAAIAHICRVSGFGYLDVVAHCMGAAMISMAILAEPGAGERFAAERLDMNNRIRRLVLSQVGPLVVFSQANIFRAYLLGFLRQLLPLRGFAFRVEGEPSLMDELIDRLLATTPYPMEEFHLENPWLPWGKADFVRTRHRMDALYGRDFSLCNVDRPVLDHIDDFFGPLSIDTVSQAMHFARLKTITNRAGRNVYVSREDIKKRWIFDTMSVHGMDNGLSDPATLGRMDAMFKDTFFAYVTRPMEGFGHQDCFIGRDAHKVFAAVDAFLGPETTSLADYKMSESAGPDRWSLRTPWSGPVRTSLDTASGFQVGAGSDPAYTRAVLVAFIPVTTDGEHYRIWSGTPGDSPRAALLRGLQLFAGVADENGWMQFAPTPPSAAASGGPDGLLMLLFYDEKPTFFDNGAPSPQFHHPSLRGRELMGLLRDRRTMAAPPILPGNPLALAAILAELLDFVDKIVDDIASSIERELVASLAERLAPGLVGFGTGAAGRDTSRLCFAMGSCQYPAGLLDQGPAFASFRRLAGRLDGDDGTAPAFLLLLGDQIYSDATAGLFDPSALDDRYVRPYEKLFANKHVKSVMRRLPTFMMLDDHEIMDNWEPLAHARRVDPNLTAGRSGYLRFQRTNALVPSLGTAQAPHSLETGTPLHGFAFFIADTRTERTARSASTAGSATIMSERQFKLLLDWLLAQHEADADRPKFIASPSILVPRRLRAVHGGPGAHCLRSDAWDGYPASMQRLLAHIGGHGIGNVVFLSGDEHLSCKATLLIQPPGTKPAVTVRSFHSSALYAPYPFANSIPEDLADSGETFSFADPAGAFPGQFDCTLAQVTYAKGDGFALVTAEQRTGRWDIDCSFDRAPP is encoded by the coding sequence ATGGACCAGACGAACAGCGGTAAACGGGCGCCGGCATGGCTCTCGCAAGGTGTCGAACACCTGTTTTCCACGCTCAAGGAAGAGGGCGAGCCGGCGATCGATGTCGACGTGCTGATCGTCGGCAGCGGCTACGGGGGCGCGGTAGCCGCGGCCGGGCTGGCCGGCAGCGGCAAGGATGGCAAGCCGGTGACGGTCTGGGTGCTCGAACGCGGCAAGGAATACCTGCCGGGCTCCTTCCCGGGCCGCATGAGCGAGCTGGCTGGCCACGTGCGTGTCAGCATGCCGAACGGGGCCGCGCCGAGCGGCGAGCGCGAGGGCTTGTTCGATGTGCGCGTGGGCGGCGATGTCAGCGCGCTGGTGGCCAACGGCCTGGGCGGCGGATCGCTGATCAACGCGGGCGTCATGGTGCGCCCGCGCGGGGCGCCGCTCAAACAACTGGCCGCGCTGGTGGGCGACCTGGAACCATACTTCGTCAGGGCGCTCGACGCGTTGGGTGCGCAGGTCGGCGGCGAGGCGAATACCATCGAGAAGCACGCCGGGCCGCCGCCGGCCAAATACGAGGCGCTGCGCAAGATGGCCGGCCGGCTGCAACCGGGCGATGGCGTGTTCAGCCCGGCCGCCATCACGGTCGCCATGGGCGAGCGCGCCAGCGCCGCCGGCGTCGGCTTGTCCGCCTGCGCCATGTGCGGCGACTGCGCCACCGGCTGCAACCTGAACGCCAAGGAGTCGCTCGACACCAACCTGCTGTACAAGGCATGGAAGCAGGGCGCGAAACTCTACACCGGGGCCACGGTGCTGCGCGTCGAGCGCGACGCCAGGCTGGGCGGCTGGTGCGTGCACGTCAACTACACCGACGCCAAACTGCGCGCGCGGCGCGACTTGCCGTACAAGATTCGCGCGCGCAAGCTGATCCTGGCGGCCGGTACCTTCGGCTCCACCGAAATCCTGCTGCGCTCCCAGAGCGACGAGCTCAGGTTCTCGTCGAAGATCGGCCAGAAGTTTTCCAGCAACGGGGACATGATCGCAGTCGCGTACGATGGCCCCGATCCTGTCAACGGCGTGGCGGACGAAGCCAAGCCCCCGCGCGAGCGTGAGGTTGGGCCGACCATCACCGGCATGGTCGACCTGCCCGGCAAACCCTCCGACCTGCTGATCGAGGACATGGCGGTTCCGGGACCCTTGCGCCGCCTGTTCGAGGAAATGGCCACTACCGCCAACACCCTGCATGAACTCGGCCGGCTCGATGCCAGCGTTCATACCGGCTTGCCCGACGAGCGCGATCCGTGCGCGGTCGACCGCGACCGGCTGGGGCGCAGTGCGTTGCTGGCCGTGATGGGCGACGACGGCGCGGGCGGGTGGCTCGAACTGGTCGGCGGCAAGGACGACGACAGCGGCGACGGCGCGATCCGGGTGCGCTGGCCAGGGCTGCGCGACCATTCACTGTTCCAGCATCAGGTGCGGGCACTCGGCGGCGCAGTCGACAGCGGCAATCCCGGGCCTGGCCCGAACGGGACTATCCTCCCGAATCCGCTGTGGAAGCTGCTGCCCGAATCGATGGAATTCCTGCTGTCGAACCGGCGCGGGCCCTTGTTGACCGTGCATCCGCTGGGCGGCTGCACTATCGGCGCGAGTGTGGATAATGGCGTGGTCAACGATTGCGGCGAGGTGTTTCGCGCGCTGACCGGCGATGACGACACCGTGCACGATGGCTTGATGGTGCTCGACGGCGCCATCCTGCCCGGCGCGCTCGGCGTCAACCCGGCACTGACCATCACGGCGCTGGCGCTGCGCGCGATCGACAAGCTGAAACGGAAATGGGAGTGGGATACCCCGCCGGCCGCCAAGTCTGCCGCCGCACCCTTGCCGGTGACCCGGCCGCGCTTCCGGGCAGAACAGGAACCGGAGAAACCACGCCCGACCACTGCCCAGTTCATCGAGCGCATGTCCGGCCCGGCAACGCTGGTCGACCGCCACGGCGTCAAGCTGCACTGCATGATCGAGCTGAGCCTGCATTTTTCCGCCATCGACCTGGCCAGCCTGGTGCTGCCGCAGGCTGGCCAGGCGGTGCCGATCAAGCGCGCGTTGCAGATCGATCCCGCGACCAGCAAGCTCGAACTGTTCGACGTCAACCGGTGGGACGACTGGAAACTGCGGCGGGAAGTGCCGGGCGAAACGCCGCCGCGTCCATTGCTCAAGGCTGCTGTGGCGGGAACGCTGCATTTCTTCCACCGCGGAGCATCCACGCCGGCGCAGCGCCGCTCGAACAGTGTGCTGCCCTGGCTGCTCAACCGCGGCTTGCGCGACTTGTGGCAGTGGGGCGCCGAGCGCTGGTCGCAGGGCAGCCTGTCGTTCACGCGCGAGACTGCGCGCCAGTTGCAGGGCGAATTGCGCATGCGCTACGACAACGCCATGGCCCTCGCGTCGCATGCCGGGGAAGTGCGCCTGTTCGAGTACGCCATCGATATCGGCGCAACCGACGTCGTCGACCCGCGTCTGGCCGCCAGCAAATTCTCCGGCCAGCGCATTCTCGGCACAAAACGCTTCACCTACGCGCGTGCCTCGAACCCGTGGAACCAGCTCATGCGCATGGAGGTCGACTCCTTTCCCTGCCTGAGAGCGGGCACCCGGCCCGAACTGGAGCTCGATACCAATTTCCTGGTGCGCGAGAACGTGGCGCTATTTCGCATCCTGGGCCAGCAGGACCAGCCGGCCGCGCTGGCCGATGTGGTGTCGCTCGGCGCCTACCTGCTGCGCCTGCTGCTCAGCATCCACGTGTGGAGCCTGCGCAAGCCCGATGCGACGCCGATGCGCGTGCCCGCGCGCCTGCCGGGCATCATCCCCGGGCTGCCGCGCCCGGAAATCACCGAGATCGAAGTCGACCAATTGCCCGACGGTACGCCGGTGCATGTGCGGTTGACGCGCTACCGGTGCGACGAACGGGACCCGCATCGCCCACCTGTGGTGATGATCCATGGCTACAGCGCCAGTGGCACCACCTTCGCCCACCCGGTGGTGAAACCGAATATGGCCAGCTACCTGTGGAAGCGCAAGCGCGACATCTGGATCGTCGACCTGCGCACCAGCAGCGGCATGCCGCATGCGCGCCATCCCTGGACGTTCGAGGATGCGGCGCATGCCGACATTCCGGCCGCAATTGCCCATATCTGCCGCGTCAGCGGCTTCGGCTATCTGGACGTGGTGGCCCACTGCATGGGCGCGGCCATGATCAGCATGGCCATCCTGGCCGAGCCGGGCGCAGGCGAGCGCTTTGCGGCGGAGCGGCTGGACATGAATAACCGCATCCGGCGCCTGGTGCTGTCGCAGGTGGGGCCGCTGGTGGTGTTCAGCCAGGCCAATATTTTCCGCGCCTACCTGCTCGGCTTCCTGCGCCAGCTGTTGCCGCTGCGCGGTTTCGCCTTCCGGGTCGAGGGCGAACCGAGCCTCATGGACGAACTGATCGACCGTCTGCTGGCCACGACGCCGTATCCGATGGAAGAGTTTCATCTGGAAAATCCTTGGTTGCCATGGGGTAAGGCCGATTTCGTGCGCACGCGCCACCGGATGGACGCGCTGTACGGGCGCGACTTCAGCCTGTGCAATGTGGACCGGCCGGTGCTCGACCATATCGATGACTTTTTCGGCCCGCTGAGCATCGACACGGTGTCGCAGGCCATGCATTTCGCGCGCCTGAAAACCATCACCAATCGCGCCGGGCGCAATGTCTACGTATCGCGCGAGGACATCAAGAAACGCTGGATCTTCGATACCATGAGCGTGCACGGCATGGACAACGGCCTGTCCGACCCGGCCACCCTAGGCCGCATGGACGCCATGTTCAAGGACACCTTTTTCGCCTACGTCACCCGGCCGATGGAAGGATTCGGCCACCAGGACTGCTTTATCGGGCGCGACGCGCACAAGGTTTTCGCGGCCGTGGACGCGTTCCTGGGGCCGGAGACGACCTCGCTGGCAGATTACAAGATGAGCGAGTCGGCCGGTCCCGACCGCTGGTCGCTGCGCACGCCCTGGAGCGGACCGGTGCGCACCAGCCTCGACACCGCGAGCGGCTTCCAGGTCGGGGCCGGATCGGACCCAGCCTACACACGCGCGGTGCTGGTCGCCTTCATTCCGGTCACGACGGACGGCGAGCATTACCGCATATGGTCCGGTACCCCCGGCGATTCCCCCAGGGCCGCCTTGCTGCGCGGCCTGCAGCTGTTTGCCGGCGTGGCCGACGAGAATGGCTGGATGCAGTTTGCACCCACGCCGCCGTCCGCCGCCGCATCGGGCGGCCCGGACGGGCTGCTGATGCTGCTTTTCTATGACGAGAAGCCGACCTTCTTCGACAACGGCGCGCCGTCGCCGCAGTTCCACCATCCGTCCTTGCGCGGCAGGGAACTGATGGGCCTGCTGCGAGACCGGCGCACCATGGCCGCTCCTCCCATCCTGCCGGGCAACCCGCTGGCGCTGGCGGCGATCCTCGCCGAGCTGCTCGATTTCGTCGACAAGATTGTCGACGACATCGCCAGCAGCATCGAGCGCGAACTGGTGGCCAGTCTGGCGGAGAGGCTGGCGCCCGGCCTGGTCGGTTTCGGCACCGGGGCCGCCGGCAGGGATACATCACGCCTGTGCTTTGCCATGGGCAGCTGCCAGTATCCGGCCGGTCTGCTCGACCAGGGACCGGCGTTCGCTTCCTTCCGGCGCCTGGCCGGGCGGCTCGATGGCGATGACGGCACGGCACCGGCCTTCCTGCTCCTGCTCGGCGACCAGATCTACAGCGACGCCACGGCCGGCCTGTTCGACCCCAGCGCGCTGGACGACCGTTATGTGCGGCCCTATGAAAAGCTGTTCGCGAACAAGCACGTCAAGTCGGTCATGCGGCGCCTGCCCACCTTCATGATGCTGGACGATCACGAGATCATGGATAACTGGGAACCGCTGGCTCATGCACGGCGGGTCGACCCCAACCTGACGGCGGGCCGCTCCGGCTACCTGCGGTTTCAGCGCACGAACGCGCTGGTGCCGTCGCTGGGAACGGCGCAAGCCCCGCACAGCCTGGAGACGGGGACGCCCCTGCATGGCTTTGCCTTCTTCATCGCCGACACCCGCACCGAGCGCACGGCGCGTTCCGCGAGCACGGCCGGCAGCGCGACCATCATGAGCGAGCGCCAGTTCAAACTGCTGCTCGACTGGCTGCTGGCCCAGCACGAGGCCGATGCGGACCGGCCGAAATTCATTGCATCGCCATCGATCCTGGTGCCGCGCCGGCTGCGCGCGGTCCACGGCGGCCCGGGCGCGCATTGTCTGCGCTCGGACGCGTGGGACGGCTATCCGGCATCGATGCAGCGGCTGCTCGCCCACATCGGCGGCCATGGCATCGGCAATGTGGTGTTCCTGTCCGGCGACGAGCACCTCTCCTGCAAGGCGACATTGCTGATCCAGCCGCCGGGCACGAAGCCGGCGGTCACCGTGCGATCGTTTCACAGTTCGGCCCTGTACGCGCCTTATCCGTTCGCCAATTCGATACCGGAGGACCTGGCCGACAGCGGGGAAACCTTCAGCTTCGCCGATCCGGCGGGAGCGTTCCCCGGCCAGTTCGACTGCACATTGGCGCAGGTGACATATGCGAAAGGCGACGGTTTCGCGCTCGTGACGGCCGAACAGCGCACCGGCCGCTGGGACATCGACTGCAGCTTCGACCGCGCCCCGCCTTAG
- a CDS encoding response regulator transcription factor: MRLLLVDDHKMFTESLTMALDRLQKGNTLCVAQSREEALDYAGAGQRFDVILLDLHMPGNDGMDNLAILREAFDTACIVIVSGETDPRIVFQTIELGAAGYVCKASDLQTLLEALDTVLHGGVALPSKLPRPQIQGAQPAPRPPPPHNPVLDALSPRQREALFSAIRGQSNKVIAREMRVTTSTVKHHLAIAFKVLGVLNRTAAVYEANRLQLFPDMQSCQASARPPEHSRSAC; the protein is encoded by the coding sequence GTGCGCTTGCTGCTTGTCGATGACCACAAGATGTTCACGGAAAGCCTGACCATGGCGCTTGACCGCCTGCAGAAGGGCAACACGCTGTGTGTGGCGCAAAGCCGCGAGGAGGCACTGGACTACGCCGGCGCCGGCCAGCGCTTCGACGTGATCTTGCTCGACCTTCACATGCCCGGCAACGACGGCATGGATAACCTGGCCATCCTGCGCGAGGCCTTCGATACCGCCTGCATCGTGATCGTTTCCGGCGAGACCGATCCGCGCATCGTTTTTCAGACCATCGAACTTGGCGCCGCCGGCTATGTGTGCAAGGCGTCCGACCTGCAAACCCTGCTTGAGGCGTTAGATACGGTGCTGCACGGCGGCGTGGCGCTGCCGAGCAAACTGCCGCGCCCGCAAATTCAGGGCGCGCAGCCGGCTCCACGCCCGCCGCCCCCGCACAATCCGGTGCTCGACGCGCTCTCGCCGCGTCAGCGGGAAGCCCTGTTCAGCGCCATCCGGGGTCAAAGCAACAAGGTGATTGCCCGTGAAATGCGGGTGACCACGAGCACGGTCAAGCATCACCTGGCCATTGCGTTCAAGGTGCTCGGCGTGCTCAACCGCACGGCGGCGGTGTACGAGGCCAACCGCCTGCAACTGTTTCCCGACATGCAGTCGTGCCAGGCGAGCGCCCGCCCGCCTGAGCACAGCCGCAGCGCCTGCTAA
- a CDS encoding radical SAM protein — protein MSAAATPAAGPTASAIFHLHPLRRCNLACAHCYSDSAPHAASLLTLEQAAGAIRQAAAWGYTQLAISGGEPLLYPWLADVVALAADCGMQTALVTNGLLVPHRGNLDILRQVGTVAVSIDGLGTAHDALRRRPRAFAGVLRTLGLLANAGIGFHIICGVSGENLDDVDELAALACERGASALQLHPISAAGRARTTMADAVLGPDDANLLYLAGTLLAAAYAGKMGVHTDLVHRNDVMARPCTIYARAASASDASARPADLLGVLVLEPDGTVNPVSFGFGPLYGLGNILEQPLGSMWEAWLGDGYRRLIQLGRGLLADLAAQSGPSVFNPSDVLRLASHRIGATLPRRAAAREAAVAAS, from the coding sequence ATGAGCGCCGCCGCCACGCCCGCCGCCGGCCCGACCGCCAGCGCCATCTTTCACCTGCATCCTTTACGCAGGTGCAACCTGGCGTGCGCGCACTGCTACTCCGACAGTGCGCCGCATGCTGCCAGCCTGCTCACTCTAGAGCAGGCGGCGGGCGCGATCCGGCAGGCGGCGGCGTGGGGCTACACCCAGCTCGCCATCTCGGGTGGCGAACCGCTGCTCTATCCATGGCTGGCCGATGTCGTGGCGCTGGCGGCGGACTGCGGCATGCAAACGGCCCTCGTCACCAACGGCCTGCTGGTGCCACACCGGGGCAACCTGGACATCCTGCGCCAGGTTGGCACGGTGGCGGTCAGTATCGACGGCCTTGGCACCGCGCACGATGCCTTACGCCGGCGGCCGCGCGCCTTCGCCGGCGTGTTGCGCACTCTCGGCCTGCTGGCGAATGCCGGCATCGGCTTTCACATCATCTGCGGCGTAAGCGGCGAGAACCTCGACGACGTCGATGAACTGGCAGCGCTGGCGTGCGAGCGGGGTGCCTCGGCGCTCCAGCTGCACCCGATCTCGGCGGCGGGGCGCGCGCGCACCACGATGGCCGACGCGGTGCTGGGGCCCGACGACGCCAACCTGCTGTACCTCGCCGGCACGCTGCTGGCGGCGGCGTACGCGGGGAAGATGGGCGTGCATACCGACCTGGTGCACCGCAACGATGTCATGGCGCGGCCCTGCACGATCTACGCCCGCGCGGCCAGCGCCAGCGACGCGAGTGCGCGGCCTGCCGACCTGCTCGGCGTGCTCGTGCTCGAACCCGACGGCACGGTCAATCCGGTCAGCTTCGGCTTTGGGCCCCTGTACGGCCTGGGGAATATTCTGGAGCAGCCGCTCGGATCGATGTGGGAAGCGTGGCTGGGCGACGGCTACCGCCGGCTGATCCAGCTGGGGCGCGGCCTGCTGGCGGACCTTGCCGCGCAATCCGGTCCATCCGTGTTCAATCCCAGCGATGTGCTGCGCCTGGCCTCGCATCGTATCGGCGCGACACTCCCGCGCCGCGCCGCAGCGCGGGAGGCGGCGGTGGCGGCGAGCTGA
- a CDS encoding LysR family transcriptional regulator encodes MLMLSKHLPSTRTLQCYLAVAQELNFRRAAELLNMSQPPLSRQIKGLEDMLRVQLIVRDTHRVSLTTAGEAFKEEAYKILLALDLAVAGVKAGLHDDDAAMVRIGLTSVINHSLMPELNALVTDPAFTGGRALERAWSRRLVERVRGGELDLAIVGDIVPPTEDLAVETVGSEPMILVLPASHPAAAKTEVDLAELGATPLFWFSRTDNPAFYDKCERSFRHFGYAAPRRLEPKDFTMLLASVAAGEGVALCPQSMQATSRIGVAYRALPPALARLLSIDVQVVSRAHETRAAVLDKVEAIRTALGAAPSRVTSSARPGLDRLAGPMPDSGR; translated from the coding sequence ATGCTCATGCTGTCGAAGCACCTACCCAGCACCAGGACCTTGCAGTGCTACCTGGCGGTGGCGCAGGAGCTCAATTTCCGCCGTGCCGCGGAGCTGCTGAACATGTCGCAGCCGCCGCTGTCGCGCCAGATCAAGGGCCTGGAGGACATGCTGCGGGTGCAGCTGATCGTGCGCGACACCCACCGGGTCAGCCTGACCACGGCCGGCGAAGCCTTCAAGGAAGAGGCGTACAAGATCCTGCTGGCGCTGGACCTGGCCGTGGCCGGCGTCAAGGCAGGCTTGCATGATGACGATGCGGCCATGGTGCGCATCGGCCTGACCAGCGTGATCAATCATTCCCTGATGCCCGAGCTGAACGCGCTCGTCACCGATCCGGCTTTCACCGGCGGGCGGGCGCTGGAGCGCGCCTGGTCCAGGCGCCTGGTCGAGCGCGTGCGCGGCGGCGAGCTCGATCTGGCGATCGTCGGCGACATCGTCCCCCCCACCGAAGACCTCGCGGTCGAGACGGTCGGCAGCGAACCGATGATCCTCGTCCTGCCGGCGTCCCACCCGGCCGCCGCGAAGACCGAGGTGGACCTGGCCGAACTGGGCGCCACGCCCCTGTTCTGGTTTTCGCGCACCGACAATCCCGCCTTCTACGACAAGTGCGAGCGCAGCTTCAGGCATTTCGGCTATGCCGCCCCGCGCCGACTCGAACCGAAAGATTTCACGATGCTGCTGGCCTCGGTGGCGGCGGGCGAGGGCGTGGCCCTGTGCCCGCAGTCGATGCAGGCCACCTCGCGCATCGGCGTGGCCTATCGCGCGCTGCCGCCGGCACTGGCGCGCCTGCTGTCGATCGACGTGCAGGTGGTCTCGCGCGCGCACGAAACGCGCGCGGCGGTGCTCGACAAGGTCGAGGCCATCCGCACAGCACTCGGCGCCGCGCCGTCCCGCGTTACTTCAAGCGCTCGACCAGGGCTTGACCGACTTGCAGGGCCGATGCCGGATTCTGGCCGGTGA